In one window of Hevea brasiliensis isolate MT/VB/25A 57/8 chromosome 10, ASM3005281v1, whole genome shotgun sequence DNA:
- the LOC110662944 gene encoding peroxidase 17 produces the protein MSPLFTAFLLLVARASAAPLLPGFYSETCPEAELIVREVMMKAMIRERRSVASVMRFQFHDCFVNGCDASMLLDDTPTMLGEKGALSNVNSLRSYEVIDEVKEELEKVCPGTVSCADIIVMAARDAVALSGGPYWEVRLGRKDSLTASQEDSNNIMPSPRANASLLIDLFTRFNLSIKDLVALSGSHSIGQGRCFSIVFRLYNQSGTGKPDPAIEPRYREKLDKLCPLGGDENVTGDLDATPTVFDNVYFKDLVAGRGFLNSDQTLFTFPETREYVKLFSKDQLAFFEAFVEGMIKMGELQSGRPGEIRTNCKVVNSHRPVDVLLES, from the exons ATGTCTCCTCTCTTTACAGCCTTTCTCCTACTAGTAGCTAGGGCCTCTGCAGCGCCACTCTTGCCAGGATTCTACTCTGAGACATGCCCGGAAGCTGAATTGATAGTGAGGGAAGTGATGATGAAGGCCATGATCAGAGAGCGAAGAAGCGTTGCCTCTGTCATGCGTTTTCAATTCCATGATTGCTTTGTTAAT GGTTGTGATGCTTCTATGTTGCTGGATGATACACCAACCATGCTGGGAGAGAAGGGTGCTCTTTCGAATGTAAATTCTCTAAGGTCTTATGAAGTTATCGATGAAGTGAAGGAAGAGTTAGAGAAGGTCTGTCCAGGAACTGTTTCTTGCGCAGACATAATTGTCATGGCTGCTAGAGATGCTGTTGCTCTG AGTGGAGGACCTTACTGGGAGGTGAGGTTAGGGAGGAAAGATAGCTTGACAGCTAGCCAAGAAGACTCAAACAATATCATGCCAAGTCCAAGAGCCAATGCAAGCCTTCTCATAGACCTCTTTACAAGATTCAATCTCTCTATCAAGGATCTTGTAGCCCTTTCAGGGTCACATTCCATTGGCCAAGGTCGATGTTTCTCTATAGTTTTTAGGCTCTATAATCAATCTGGAACAGGCAAGCCAGATCCAGCCATTGAGCCAAGATATAGAGAAAAACTAGACAAATTGTGTCCACTTGGTGGAGATGAAAATGTGACAGGAGACCTTGATGCAACACCAACAGTGTTTGATAATGTATATTTCAAGGACTTGGTTGCAGGGAGAGGGTTTCTTAATTCTGATCAAACACTTTTCACATTTCCTGAAACAAGAGAATATGTGAAATTGTTTAGCAAGGACCAACTTGCTTTTTTCGAGGCCTTTGTTGAGGGAATGATAAAGATGGGTGAGTTACAGTCTGGGAGGCCTGGAGAGATCAGAACCAATTGCAAGGTGGTCAATAGCCACCGCCCTGTTGATGTACTGTTGGAGTCTTGA